The following is a genomic window from Clostridium sp..
TTGGCGAATTCATCTTCCTCATACAACAACTCCAGATTCCTATCCTCCGTATTCTTCAATTCCTCTTTTTTTACTTCAATAGATTTTCCCAGCCTGTTCATCAACTTCAAATCATACTTTAAATTGCTGTAGAGCTTATTTTCATCTTCCGAGATTTCCCTCTTTATACTTTCAATTTTGATATCTATAACTTTAATGTTCTTCTCTATATTATTGAGTTTTTCCTTTATAATCATATAATTCTTCTTCTCTTCTTCAAACTCTTTTTTGATTTTTTTCATATGATTCAAGTTCTCATCATTCTTGGGCTTCTTTTCTGAATTTTTTACTATTTGTATGTTCTCCTGAATTTGAATTAATAGATCTAGCATATAATAAATTCCTCCTTATTTTCAATTTGCTTGTTTCAAGATAAATGGGGACAAAAAAAGTAGAAATGAACATATAATTCACTTCTACTTATCACTTATATTTGTACGGATCTGCATTTGTCTTAGACAAAATAACATTATTTTGAAATCCCATAGCTTCTATTCTATTCTTCAAATAATCTGCTACCCTGGAAATAGCTGGCCACTCAGTTCCAAAATGTCCTGCATCTATGACAGCTATACCTTCTTCATTAAAATCACTTACATAATGATAGGTTGTATCTCCTGTTATAATACAATCTGCCCCCAACATTTTTGCCTTGTAAAAATAGTCCTTTCCACTTCCATTTATAACAGCAACCTTTTTTATGATTTTATTGTCATCTCCAACATATCTCAAATGCTTGATTTGTAATTTTTCCTTTACTTGAACACAGAGTTCTGCTAGGGTAATAGAACTTTCAAGCTCTGAAAACCTTCCTATTCCTGAATGTGATGTAAAATAATCCCTGTCAATGCAGCAGTGTTCAATAATACTGGAGTTTTTAAAATTCAGCATCTGCATTATTATATCATTCAAGCCCCCAAAAGTAGAATCCAGATTAGTATGACTTGAATATACATTTATATCATTTTTTATAAGTTTAATTATCTTAAGTCCGGTAAGCGTATCTGTGGTTATTGATTTAGGTTTTGAAAACAGGAGTGGATGATGGGTAAAAATAAGATTGCAGCCGTTATTTTTTGCCTCTTCAATTACCTCCAGAGTGCAGTCCAGTGAAACCAGAACAGACTTAACTTCATTTTTCATGTTTCCTATCATCAAGCCGACATTATCATAGTCTTCCTTCAATCTTGAAGGTGCATATTGTTCCATTATGTCGTGTATATCCTTTACTTTCAGAGGCATTTAATCAACTCCTGTAATCTAATTATCTTTCTCTCCAAATCTGACTTTTTCTTTTTGGCAGACTTGCTTTCTTCCCCTATATAACCAAGTATATTTTCATACTTTTGTATCTTTCGGTTTATAAATTTTGCGAGAAGTGGATGTTTCTTTTCCAATAATTTTTCACCGACTTCATAAAATATACAGTCTGATTTTCTTATATTGTTACCATACTCTATTTTTATTATCTCATAAAATATATTTTCGTCAATACACAAATCTTCATCAATTATTTTAAATCCTGCATTATATATGTACTTTCTAAGTACCTCGGGATTTTGAACAGGCTGGAGTATAAAATTTTTAGCACTTTTAAATACAGAAATATTCTCATTTATTATGTCTCTTATGAGATTCCCGCCCATTCCTGCAATTACAATCACCTGGGCCTCTCCCGATGTTATGGTATTAAGACCGCTTCCAAGCCTGCACTCTATTTTATCCTGCAGTCCTTCCACCCTTATGTTTATATTGGCCTTGTTTATCGGGCCCTTGTTTATGTCTGACGCTATTGCCCTGCTGCATATGTTGTTTTTCACAAGATATACTGGAATATATGCATGATCGGTACCTATATCAGCCATACAATCGCATCTGTCCACCATATCACATATACTTTTCAATCTTAAACTGAGATTCATGTTTTATCTCCATTTCCAATGATCTAAAATTCTATTTAAAAGTTAATATTACTCTCATCTGCATCATTAAAAACACAACAGCTGCTATTATGGCTATGAGCATAAACTTATAGGAAGACTTTCTGTCGTATTTTGCATATAAGAAACCTGCATAATACATACAAAACAATATAGCCATATTAAGCAGGCCGTAACTCATCTGTTTAAATGCAAACTGCTTTCCCGTTCCGAATTTTTCAGGTGTAAAATCCGTATTGAATGTCAAAGGCATTCTTGCTGGAATTGTATTGCTGAAATACATTATTATAGGATTTAGGGTAATTATAATTACAACTACTGCTGCTATTGAAAAAAGCAGTAGAAATTTCCTGTCCCTTTTGATGCCTGGGGTTTTCACAGCACTGTTTTCCCAGCTTGATTTTTTTACACCCCTGAACTCGATTTGTTTTTCAAAATCGTCAAAATCATCAGGTGAAATGCCGTAATTGGCAGTAATGGTATTTAAATATATTATATTTTTCATAGAGGTAACAAACATATATGTAGTTCCAATTTTATCTATAAAGGATTTACCAATGGCAAAATTATTTTTTCCATGCCCCGACAATTTTACACCTTTTATATGTCCATGAGATTTTTGATATGCATTAATCGAAGAAAAAGGTATCCTCTCTTTCTTCAATCCAAATATACTGTTTATATATACAGCCGATTCATCTATAGAATAGCTGAGAGTCCTGCATAGGGCAATATAATAGATCTCATATATATTGAATATTATCAAAGTCAATTTTAAGAGATTTGACAGTTCATAGGAATCTATAAAATAGTAAATCAGCAAAAATATGATATTGTACAGCACAGTTATTCCCAAAATGTAATATATTCCCATACCCTTTGCAGATTTATAATTTTTCAAACCATCACCTCCCTGAATACAATTATAACATATATCTGATTTCAGTTATAATTAAAAGCACCTTTACAGGGTGCTTTAATCCAGATAATCCTTTAATTTTTTGCTTCTGCTTGGATGTCTCAGCTTTCTGAGTGCCTTTGCCTCTATCTGTCTTATTCTCTCTCGTGTAACGTTGAATTTTTTCCCCACCTCTTCCAAAGTCCTGGCTCTGCCGTCATCAAGTCCGAATCTCAATCTCAGCACTTTTTCCTCTCTTGGAGTTAAGGTGTCAAGTACATTTATAAGCTGTTCCTTGAGCATGGTAAAAGCTGCAGCTTCTGCAGGGGCTGGTGCCTCATCATCCGGTATAAAATCTCCAAGATGGCTGTCTTCCTCTTCACCAATAGGTGTCTCCAATGATACTGGTTCCTGGGCTATTTTCATTATTTCTCTTACCTTATCCACCGGCATTTCCATTATTTTTGCCACTTCTTCAGGCTGCGGCTCTCTTCCAAGTTCCTGGAGGAGCTGTCTTGAAACCCTTATAAGCTTATTTATTGTTTCTACCATATGAACAGGTATCCTTATGGTCCTGGCCTGGTCTGCAATAGCTCTAGTTATAGCCTGCCTTATCCACCATGTAGCATAGGTACTGAATTTAAATCCCTTTCTGTAATTGAATTTTTCCACTGCCTTTATAAGTCCCAGATTTCCTTCCTGAATAAGATCCAGAAACAGCATTCCCCTGCCAACATATCTCTTGGCTATACTGACAACTAATCTTAAATTTGCCTCTGCCAACTTTTTCTTCGCAATTTGATCTCCATTTTCAATCCTCTGTGCCAGATCAACTTCCTCTTCAGGAAGAAGCAGGGGCACTTTCCCTATTTCTTTCAAATACATTCTAACAGGATCATCTATTGCTACTCCCTCAGGTACGGACAGATCCAAATTCTTATCTTCTTCTGCATCTTCATGCATGTCACCTATTACTTCAATACCCATAGATTCCAGCACTTCATATATCTTCTCTATTTGTTCCGGATTTAAGTCCACTTCTTCCAGTTCATTCATTATTTCTTTGTAAGTTAGGCTGTTAGTCTTCTTACCTTTTTCTATAAGTTTTTTGACTATCTGCATTTTTGAACTTTTATCCTTCATTTTTTTGCCTCCCTTAACCATTACTGTATTTCACCAATCCTTTTTTGAATTTTTATAAGTTCCTGTGCCAATTTAAGTGATTCATCAAATTTTCCCTGGATTTCATACTGCTTTATCCTATCAATAACCCTTAATTTATATTGTTCCAATCTATGTTTTTTTATCTTGTTTACAAAACTATCTACCATATATTTATAATCATAATTTCCATATATAATCTGCGTATCCAATATATTGACCCATTCTTTGGATGTATCAACATCATTGCATTTAGCTTCTATATGAACAATTCTATGTGATTTATCCAAACTCGAACTTTCAAAAATATATTTATAAATTTTTTTATGACTTTCAAGTATTAGTTCATCTTCATTTAAATTGTCCCGTACATATTTCAATGCATCATTGTCCTGCAATATCAATTTGAGAAGTGACCTCTCCGCTTTTAAATATGCAGGTTCTAAATATAATTTTTGTCCAAAATACTCATCTGTATTCATATTTGAAGCTTTTTTTGTATTTTTTTGAATATTTCCATTTAGCATGTCATAAAGTACCTGAAGCCTTATTCCGGTTTCTTCAGATAACTTTTTTATATAGATTTCATTTTCTATTGGATCAACATCTTTTAGTACAGTTAAAACACGTTCAGTATATTTTATTTTACTCTCATAATCATCTGGATTTAAACTCTTTCTGATACTTTCAATTCTATAGTCTGTAAGTGGAAGGGATTTTTCAACCAATTTCAAGAATTCCTCTTTCCCATTTTTCCTGATAAATTCATCCGGATCTTTCCCACTTGGTATCATAAGAACTCTTACATCCAGTCCGGCATTTTTCAGTATGTTCAATCCCCTTAAAGTCGCCATCTGTCCTGCAGTATCTGCATCATAAGCTATTATTACCCTATCCGCATATCTCTTCATGAGCTTTGCCTGACCTGTAGTAAGGGCAGTACCTAAAGATGCCACAGTATTTGTAATACCACCCTGATGAAGTGATATGCAGTCCATATATCCTTCTACCATGATCAAGCTTTTAGATGTATTGTCTTTTATTGCAAAATTCAATCCGTATAGATTAGTACCCTTTTTAAATAGAGCAGTTTCTGGAGAATTCAAATACTTAGGTTTTGAATCATCCATAACCCTTCCTCCAAATCCTATAATCCTCCCTCTATAATCAAATACCGGAAAAATTATCCTATTCCTAAATCTATCATAATAATTTCCCTGACGATTTTTTATTATAAGTCCATCCGATAACATATCCAGTTCAGTAAAACCCTTTCTCTTTAAATATCTGAGCATGGCATTCCAGCTGTCAGCAGAATATCCCAGCCCAAATTTTCTCATGGTATTTACTGTTATTTCCCTATTCAAAAGATAATTCCTTGCTCTTTCATTCCTATTAAGACAGGAAAAAAAATATCTGGCAGCTTCAACATTCAATCTATATAATTTTTCAAAACTATTTCCTCTGCTCCCGTTTTTATTCCCATCATACTCCAAATCTATGTTTGCCCTTTCAGCTAATAGCTTAACTGCCTCCGGAAAGCTCATGTTTTTTGTCTTCATGACAAAGGTTATGACATTTCCCGCTTCCCCACACCCAAAACATTTATATATCTGTTTTTCTTCAGATACGCTGAAGGACGGAGTTTTTTCATGGTGAAAAGGGCATAACCCCACATAATTTCTTCCGGTTCTTTTTAACTTTACAGTTTCAGATATTACATCAACTATATTATTTTCATCCTTTACTTTTTGAATGACATCTTCCGATATCACAAAGCAACTACCACCTATCTGAAATTATTGTACCAAGTTTTAATATATTCGACAGAAAATATTATATTCCTGCTTTATATTGTATTTTTTATTTTTTTAACTTGTTAATCTACTATATATATTCTTTACAAATACTAAATATCCTTCAACAAATAAAATATTTAATACGAACATTTCTATTTTACCCATATGCTATTAAAAAATATTCCTAATATACCATATTTTTAGGTATGTATATGTCATTGAACAACATCAAACAATAATCATCACTCATCCCTGATATATAATCAGTTACCCCCCTTAAAAGTCCTTCCATTTCGACTATCTTTCTATAAAACCCGGGCATTTTATCGGGATATTTATAAAAGTGATTGAATACCTGCCTTAATACAAACTTTGCCTTTTGTCTTTCCTCCTTGAGGAAATTGCCATGATATATTTCTTCAAACATGAAATTTCTAAGTTCATCCAAAGCCTTAAATACCTCGCTGCTCAACGAAACTTTCATTATTCCCTTTTTAATATTCTCTATAGTTGTATATATGCAGTCGGTAACCAATGTATTAATTCTCTCGCTGTTTGTTTTTCCAAGAATGCATCTGGGATTTTGCGGCAGATCGTCTGACTTCAAAATACCTGCCCTTATTGAATCGTCTATATCATGATTTATGTAAGCTATTTTATCACTGTACTTAACTACCTGTCCTTCAAGGGTAAATGCCGCTATTTCAGGATTTGAAAATCCACTGTGTTTTAAGACACCGTCCAGCACTTCCCTGGTCAAATTAAGTCCTTTTCCGTCTTTTTCTATTCTCGTCAATACTCTTATACTGTTTTCAGTATGTTTAAAACCTCCGGGGACTAATTCATTCAGCACCTCTTCGCCGCTGTGTGCAAAAGGTACATGTCCTATATCATGCGCCATGGCTATAGCTTCTATCAAATCTTCATTCAAGCCAATTCCCTTGCCTATAGTTTTACCGATCTGATTTACTTCCAGCGTGTGGGTAAGCCTTGTTCTATAATGATCCCCATATACTCTTATATATACCTGTGTCTTATGCTTGAGCCGTCTAAATGATTTACTGTGGATGATCCTGTCCCTGTCAACCATAAACGCAGTTCTTATGTTGTCACTTTCTTCATATTCATATCTTCCTTTCGTCCTGCAGGAAAATGCTGCCTGAGGTATCAATATCAATTTTTCCTTTTGTTCTATCTGCTCTCTTATTAGCATATAAATCACCCTAGATTATTAATTCTACTTTTACTTTCAAAATTCCTTTTTAATGATAATGTATAATGTAAAAAAATATTTAATATTATTATAGAGAAGTATTTTTTAAGGGGTCTGGTAAATGGATATAAATTTATTATCTGAAGAAAATGTAAAAAAATACGTACTTCCCTATTATGATCTTCAGAATGCTGATATAAATAGAATAAAATTCAAGAATACAGAAAAACAGAGAGCCGTATATAAAGTGGATCATTCAGGTAAGAGCTATTGTTTAAAAAAAGTATATTTTGATGAAGCTGAACTTCTATTTGTATATTCTGCAGTAGAATGGCTTTACAGAAATAATATAAATGTTCCCAGAATTCTAGCTACAAATAACCATGGCAGATTTGTAAAATATGAAAATATGCTTTTTATACTCACTCCATGGATATTAGGTGAAAAATGCAATTATGACAGTATAAATGATGTAATCGCTGCAATTTCAAATTTGTCCCATATGCATAATGCGAGCAGAAATTTCAGTCCCATTTCTGGAAGCAGTATAAGAAAAAATTTTGAACACATAAGTCTATCTTTCCAAAAACACCTTAATCAACTTTTAAATTGTTCAAATTTAGCTTTCCATCATGATGACAATTTTTCAGAGCTGTTTATGGAAAATTTCGACGAAAATTACATTCTGGCTGAAATATCTTCCAAGATATCACAGACTATAGATTATGACAAATTACATTCGTCACTGTGTCATCTTGATTATGTAAATAAAAATATAATATTTGATAGCAGCAGAAATATCTGGATAATAGATTTTGACAAATGTACTACGGCACACTGCTCTCATGATATATCCTATTTTTTGAGAAGATTTTTAAAAAGGACAAATACAAACTGGAACCTGGATTATGCAGAAGCCTGTCTGGAAGCCTATGAGGAAAATTCCCCCCTGAATTTGGACGATTACAAGTATATAATTTCATATTTGTCTTTTCCTCAAAAATTTTGGAAAATATCACGGGATTATTACAATAATATAACCAAGTGCAATCACAATTCTTTTTTTTATATACTTAAAAAAACATCAGATAATACAGCTGCGCAGTTAGAATTCATAATTCAATTTGGAAAATATGTTGAAAAAAAATTTAATACAATGCTGAAGTAAACTTGAAAAACGCCATAAAATAAATTTTACGGCGTTTTAATATATAACTTTTTAATATTTATCTAGGATTTTTCACCTGTGCCTGAGCTGCTGCAAGTCTTGCCAGAGGAACTCTAAACGGTGAACACGAAACATAATCAAGTCCTATATTGTGACAGAACTCTACAGATGATGGATCTCCTCCATGTTCTCCACATATTCCAAGATGTATGTCAGGTCTTGTCTTTCTTCCCAGCTTGACTGCTATATCCACCAGCTTTCCTACACCCTTCTGGTCCAGTCTCTGGAATGGATCGAATTCATATATCTTATTATCATAATAATAATTCAGGAATTTTCCAGCATCATCCCTTGAAAAACCGAATGTCATCTGAGTCAGGTCATTTGTTCCAAAAGAGAAAAATTCAGCTTCCTCCGCTATTTCATCTGCTGTAATAGCAGCTCTAGGTATTTCTATCATAGTACCAACCTTGTACTTTAAATCAATTCCAGATTTCTCTATTATTTCATCTGCAACTCTTACAATTATATCCTTAACATACTTCAATTCCTTGAGTTCTCCCACAAGAGGTATCATTATCTCAGGAACAATATCATATCCTTTTCTCTTCTTAACATCTATTGCGGCCTCGATTATAGCCCTGGTCTGCATTTCCCCTATTTCAGGATATGAAACTGTAAGTCTGCATCCCCTGTGTCCCATCATAGGATTGAATTCATGAAGTGATTCTATTGTTGACTTTAATTCCTCAAAACTTATATTCATTTCCTTTGCCAGACCTTGTATATCTTCATCCTCTGTCGGCAGGAATTCATGAAGAGGAGGATCCAGAAATCTAATTGTAACGGGTCTTCCTTCCATTGCCTCATATATACCTATAAAATCCTCTTTCTGCATAGGAAGTATACTGTTCAGTGCCGCCCTTCTCTGTTCTTCATTATTTGATACTATCATCCTTCTAACAGCTGGTATTCTATCTTCATCAAAGAACATATGCTCTGTTCTGCAGAGTCCTACACCTTCCGCACCAAATTTAACTGCCTGTGCTGCATCTCTTGGAGTATCCGCATTTGTTCTTACCTTTAATTTTCTAATACTATCAGCCCATCCCATGAATATTCCAAAATATCCCGTTATTTCCGGTGCAGTTGTCTTTATTGCTTCTCCATATACATTTCCAGTGCTTCCATCCAGTGATATGTAATCACCCTCTTTATAAGTTTTGCCAAGCACTTCAAGTATCTTTTCAGTTTCATTTACATTTATATCTCCACATCCTGCCACGCAGCATCTACCCATGCCTCTTGCTACAACCGCTGCATGGGATGTCATTCCACCCCTTACTGTAAGTATTCCTTCTGCTGCCACCATCCCTTCTATATCTTCAGGAGATGTTTCAAGTCTTACAAGTATTACCTTTTCACCCTGATCATGATGCTTTTTTGCGGAATCCGCTGTAAAATAAATCTTTCCGCAGGCAGCTCCTGGTGATGCAGGAAGTCCAGTTGCAATTACAGCAGCTTTTCCCAGTTTATTTTTATCAAAATTAGGATGCAGAAGAGTATCAAGCTGTTTAGGTTCAACTTTCAAGAGAGCTTCCTCTTTAGTTATAAGGCCTTCATTTACCATATCAACTGCTACCTTAAGTGCAGCCTGTGCAGTTCTTTTTCCATTTCTAGTCTGTAGAAAATACAATTTTCCCTGCTCTATGGTAAACTCCATATCCTGCATATCCTTATAGTGCTTTTCAAGATTATGTGCAATCTTGACAAACTGATCATAACATTCAGGAAGATCCTCTTCCAATTTGGCTATTGGCTGGGGAGTTCTTACACCTGATACAACATCTTCACCCTGGGCGTTTATAAGATATTCACCAAATATATTTTTTTCTCCCGTCGCCGGATTTCTTGTAAAAGCAACTCCGGTACCTGAAGTATTTCCCATATTTCCAAACACCATGCATTGAACGTTTACAGCAGTCCCCCAGTCCCCAGGAATATCATTCAGCCTTCTATATACTACTGCCCTTGGGTTCTCCCATGATCTGAATACCGCCGTAATGGCTTCAATAAGCTGTTCTCTTGGATCCTGCGGGAAGTCACTTCCTATATCATCCTTGTATATTTTTTTAAATCTTGCAATTGCATTTTTCAAATCTTCCGCAGTTAATTCTGTATCGTACTTTATTCCCTTGGAATCTTTTATTTCATCAAGCACATCTTCAAATTTTCTCTTTTCAATTCCCCTGACAACATCTGAAAACATCTGGATGAACCTTCTATAAGAATCATATGCAAATCTCTCATTATTTGTAAGCTTGGCTACTGCCTTTACCGAATCATCGTTTAATCCCAGATTCAATATTGTATCCATCATTCCAGGCATTGAGACTCTTGCTCCTGATCTTACTGAAACAAGCAAAGGATTGTCCAAACTTCCAAACTTCTTTCCTGTAGTCTCTTCAAGCTTTTTCAGGCTTGAGTAGATTTGATCTGTAATTTCATCATTTATTTTTTTCTTGTCTTCATGGTATTTGGTACATGCCTCTGTAGTTACAGTAAACCCATGTGGAACAGGTATTCCCAAATTAGTCATTTCTGCCAGATTGGCACCTTTCCCTCCAAGCAGATTCCTCATACCAGCATTTCCTTCACTGAAAAGATAAACATATTTTTTTCCTTCCATGAAATGTACATCCCCTTCTCTATAATATTTGCATTCAACTATATTGATTATATATAAACGGAATAACCCGTTTACTTGCCTTAATTATTTGTTTTTTCCCATTTTTACAAAGAGTCTTGTTATATTTGTTTTTGAAATCTTTCCCACTATCTTGAGTTTATCTTTAGAATCATTTTTAAACTTTTCAACTACTGGAAGGCTATCTACTTCATGTTCGATAATCTTCCGGGCTGCCAGATAAGCAGAATCCTTTCTCTCTACAAATATTATGTTAGGCATTCTGGTCATTATTATTCCAACAGGTACTTTGCGCATGTCAGTACCCCCTATAGCTATTTTCAAGAAATCCTTACGTGAAACAGCTCCGGTCAGGATACCTTCATTCTCTATAAAAAGAGTCCCAACATCATTTAAAAATAAATTGACTACTGCATCATATATATTAGTATTCTCATCAACCACAATTGGTTTTGACATTATGTTCTCAACACTTATATTCCTTATATAATCATATAAAAGACTATATGAAGGTTTTTTTGAATATATATAACCAACCTTTGGCTTAGCTTCCAATATTCCTGTCATAGTTAATACTGATAGATCCGATCTAAGTGCCGCTCTCGTAACTCCAACTCTGTCTGCTAGCTGCTCACTTGTTATAGGTGCATTTTCCTTGACTAATTCTATTATTTTATTTTGTCTGTTTGAAAATTTAATACCATCCACCTTCTTTCCACATAGTAAGCCATTGTTGAAAATCTACAGATTCAAATTTGCTTTTAAAGTTATTATACCACATATATATAATAAATAGTATAGCATTTTTATTTTTGTTCATACATTAATACATCTAGCCTAACAATATACTTTGCACTGTTCTGTTATAACTATATGCAATATGTGTTACACTAATTAAAATCCATATTATAGAAATAATTCCCCAATATTGTCCCGCCATAAATTGGCGGGACAATACCTAGCTCCTAATTTTCATTTTTATCTTCATTATCATCTTTTTTATCCTTACTATCATTATCATCTGTATCTATATCATCAAACTTTACAGTATACCTATAGGTAGTTTCATCACTGTGCTTTTTTGCAAATTTGTCTTTTACTGATGCAGCTGTATCGAAAACTTTGTCTTTAACATCATTTACAGTAGTTTTGACTCCATTTTTGATTATCTTGTTGACTACTTCCACGGTTCCGTCATCTTTAGTTATTTCTATAGTCACCTTTGTAAATACGGCTGTAAGTATTCCAATGGCAATCAGCGGCGGCCATACAAGTGCCGTAAGAGTAGCTACAATACCTGCGTTTACAGGAATATCTACAACAACTTTATCATCCCGCTTTATTTTTATTCTGTTTACATTGCCTTTTTTTACTGTATCTTTAAGCCATTCCATGAATTCATCCCTGGTAGTATAAATACTGTCCTTTGCAGTTTTCTTATTGTTTTCAATGTATATAAGAGCATCCACCACATTTCCATCACATGCTTCAAGTGCTTCCTTTGCATCGGCATAGCTTACACCAGTTCTTTCCCTTATAATATCGATTTTCTCCAATGTTATTTCACTCATTTTATCCTCTCCTCTTAATAATTTATTCTTTTATACTAGAGATGTAATTTAAAGTTTCAAGACTTTTGGGTTTTCTAAAGTAATTCTGAGATATAATAAGTTTAAGAATTCCATATATCTCACCTTTTATTTCCCTTGACAAATTTATCCTATATACTTTTTCAAGTGGTATTTTTGAAATATATTTGAGAGCATTAAAAGAAGCGTTCTTTACTGGCAGGCCGCCTGTTTTCTCGCATTCATCACATATACCTCCCAGATACTGCATGCTCAAATAATTGGAAGTATTTATCTTCTTTCTGCATATTGCACAATTTTCAAAATTTATTCCATAACCTGTAGCTTCCAGAATCTTTAGTTCAAAAGCTCTTGCAAGGGTTTCCATATCAACAGCATTATTTTTCATAAGATAAAGTGCAGTGACTAAATTTACAAACAAAAATCTGCTGCTTTCATGATCCTCCATTGCTATGTCAATTAATTCGCAAAAGTAAGATGCATAAGTTAAAGTATCCAAATCTCCAAGGAGATTCTGGAAGGAGTCTATTATACTGCCTTCATCTATAATATAAAACTTTTTTCCCCTGTAAAGTATATAATCACCATAACAGAACTGAAGTGTTGCAGAAAAAAGTTTATTTCTAGTTTTCTTTGCTCCTCTAACTATTGTAGATATTTTCCCCAATTCCTCAGTAAATAACCAGACAATTTTGTCATTTTCCCTTATATCCTGAGTCTTGATTATAACTGCACGTGTTTTTAATATAGTCAGAAAACCATCTCCCAATTTTTATTGTTTGTACCCAAGTTCTCTCAAAAGTCCACTGCTGTCTCTCCATTCCTTTTTAACTTTTACCCATATATTCAAGTACACTTTTGAATCTAGAAATTTCTCCATATCCTGCCTTGCATATGTGGATATCTTTTTTAGCATAAGCCCGCCCCTGCCTATTATTATTCCCTTGTGGGACATTTTCTCACATAGTATGGTGGCCTCTATATTGTAAATACCCTTTTTATTTTTTTTCATCGACATTATTTCAACAGCTATACCATGAGGTACCTCTTCAGACAATAATTTAAGAGCCTTTTCTCTTATAATTTCAGATATTATAAATCTTTCCTGTTTATCTATTATCATATCGTCAGGATAATATTTAGGTCCTTCTTTCATGTACTTTACTATGAGACTTTTAAGTTCCTCTATATTATTGCCTTTAAGTGCAGAAATAGGTATGTATTCTTTAAAATCAAATTCTTCCGAATACACTTTGAGAGTTTGGGCCACTTTATCCTGGGAATTCTCATCCACCTTGTTTAATACGAAAAATACCGGCACTTTGAATCCCTTCAAATCCTGCAATATACGTCTGTCTCCATTTTTCACCTTTCCTTCAGGCGTGGTCAGGAACAACACAAGATCCACATCTTTTAGT
Proteins encoded in this region:
- the dnaG gene encoding DNA primase, which codes for MISEDVIQKVKDENNIVDVISETVKLKRTGRNYVGLCPFHHEKTPSFSVSEEKQIYKCFGCGEAGNVITFVMKTKNMSFPEAVKLLAERANIDLEYDGNKNGSRGNSFEKLYRLNVEAARYFFSCLNRNERARNYLLNREITVNTMRKFGLGYSADSWNAMLRYLKRKGFTELDMLSDGLIIKNRQGNYYDRFRNRIIFPVFDYRGRIIGFGGRVMDDSKPKYLNSPETALFKKGTNLYGLNFAIKDNTSKSLIMVEGYMDCISLHQGGITNTVASLGTALTTGQAKLMKRYADRVIIAYDADTAGQMATLRGLNILKNAGLDVRVLMIPSGKDPDEFIRKNGKEEFLKLVEKSLPLTDYRIESIRKSLNPDDYESKIKYTERVLTVLKDVDPIENEIYIKKLSEETGIRLQVLYDMLNGNIQKNTKKASNMNTDEYFGQKLYLEPAYLKAERSLLKLILQDNDALKYVRDNLNEDELILESHKKIYKYIFESSSLDKSHRIVHIEAKCNDVDTSKEWVNILDTQIIYGNYDYKYMVDSFVNKIKKHRLEQYKLRVIDRIKQYEIQGKFDESLKLAQELIKIQKRIGEIQ
- a CDS encoding deoxyguanosinetriphosphate triphosphohydrolase, giving the protein MLIREQIEQKEKLILIPQAAFSCRTKGRYEYEESDNIRTAFMVDRDRIIHSKSFRRLKHKTQVYIRVYGDHYRTRLTHTLEVNQIGKTIGKGIGLNEDLIEAIAMAHDIGHVPFAHSGEEVLNELVPGGFKHTENSIRVLTRIEKDGKGLNLTREVLDGVLKHSGFSNPEIAAFTLEGQVVKYSDKIAYINHDIDDSIRAGILKSDDLPQNPRCILGKTNSERINTLVTDCIYTTIENIKKGIMKVSLSSEVFKALDELRNFMFEEIYHGNFLKEERQKAKFVLRQVFNHFYKYPDKMPGFYRKIVEMEGLLRGVTDYISGMSDDYCLMLFNDIYIPKNMVY
- a CDS encoding CotS family spore coat protein, coding for MDINLLSEENVKKYVLPYYDLQNADINRIKFKNTEKQRAVYKVDHSGKSYCLKKVYFDEAELLFVYSAVEWLYRNNINVPRILATNNHGRFVKYENMLFILTPWILGEKCNYDSINDVIAAISNLSHMHNASRNFSPISGSSIRKNFEHISLSFQKHLNQLLNCSNLAFHHDDNFSELFMENFDENYILAEISSKISQTIDYDKLHSSLCHLDYVNKNIIFDSSRNIWIIDFDKCTTAHCSHDISYFLRRFLKRTNTNWNLDYAEACLEAYEENSPLNLDDYKYIISYLSFPQKFWKISRDYYNNITKCNHNSFFYILKKTSDNTAAQLEFIIQFGKYVEKKFNTMLK